A window from Lepus europaeus isolate LE1 chromosome 20, mLepTim1.pri, whole genome shotgun sequence encodes these proteins:
- the LOC133749090 gene encoding olfactory receptor 7A10-like, whose product MQPGNDTQSLEFFLLGFSEDPVLQPLILGLFLSMYLVTVAGNLLIVLAILSDPHLHTPMYFFLSNLSLVDICLTSTTVPKMLVNIQTQSKAISYTGCITQMFFFLIFVELDNFLLVVMAYDRFMAICQPLHYAVIMNPRLCVQLVLVCWVISVLHALLHSLLVLRLSFYTHLEIPHFFCELNQVIHSSCSDTILNDLILYFVSVLLSGGSLAGILYSYSKIVSSIRAISSAQGKHKAFSTCASHLSVISLFYGTGIGVYLSSAVTQNPHTTSMASVMYTVVTPMLNPFMYSLRNEDIKRALKRSLEGKL is encoded by the coding sequence ATGCAGCCAGGGAATGATACACAAAGTTTAGAATTCTTTCTCCTGGGATTCTCAGAGGACCCAGTGCTGCAACCCCTCATACTTgggctcttcctctccatgtacctggtcactgtggctgggaacctgctcatcgtcctggccatcctctcagacccccacctccacacgcccatgtacttcttcctctccaacctgTCCTTGGTGGACATCTGCTTAACCTCCACCACCGTCCCCAAGATGCTGGTGAACATCCAGACACAGAGCAAAGCCATCAGCTACACAGGCTGCATCACCCAGATGTTCTTCTTCCTGATTTTTGTAGAGTTGGACAACTTCCTTCTGGTTGTGATGGCCTATGACAGGTTTATGGCCATCTGTCAGCCTTTGCACTATGCAGTCATCATGAACCCCCGGCTCTGTGTGCAGCTGGTCCTAGTGTGCTGGGTCATCAGTGTCCTGCATGCCTTGTTACACAGCCTACTGGTGCTGCGGCTGTCCTTCTATACACACCTGGAAATCCCCCACTTCTTCTGTGAACTGAACCAGGTGATCCACAGCAGCTGCTCTGACACCATTCTTAATGAtctcattttgtattttgtatctGTGCTGCTGAGTGGAGGTTCCCTGGCTGGGATCCTGTACTCCTACTCTAAGATCGTCTCCTCCATCCGTGCAATCTCCTCTGCTCAGGGGAAGCATAAAGccttctccacctgtgcctctcacctctcTGTCATCTCCTTATTTTATGGCACAGGAATAGGTGTCTACCTTAGTTCTGCTGTTACCCAAAACCCACACACAACTTCAATGGCCTCGGTGATGTACACGGTGGTcacccccatgctgaaccccttcATGTACAGCCTGAGGAATGAAGACATAAAGAGGGCCCTGAAGAGATCTTTGGAAGGAAAACTTTGA